The nucleotide sequence AGATGAAATTATGAATTTGGAAAATTCTATCTAtctacttaacttttaaaattggACAAATAATACATGCATACATATAAAGTTTGAAAGACATTATTGGTGTTGGATATATTGATTGTTGGACATTTAAtgaatttgatttttttttaaggGATATAAGTGTACCACGCTCAATTTATGCATACCACTCACCACTAGACCCAAAATTCAATCAACTTGTTGATTCATGGTTTAGTTGGGAGGTAAGTCGACACGTCGTCATCTCTATGTATTGAGCTCCTGtaccatcaccatcatcaaacGCTTAGATATATGTCACACTTACAAAAATTATTGTAACGCTTATCATACGGTTACTAATTTGTGACTGAATGttgaatatcatattgactcaaaaTGAATATATAGGCTATACGTACCCTAGTCGTAGTTGATCTATCGTATAATACATTTAGTCATGTAATAACGTTTACTCTGTGACTAttgattatatatgtgtgtgtatgctttaatattaattaaatcaatatgttaaactgcatacACAGTCGACCGTGTGTGTCCACACACACAACCGACTGTGTGTGGGATGCAGTATATATACGTGTGAAAACCTCTTGAACGAGGTTACACATTCTACAAACCCTAATCGTTTAGTTTTCGTCTCAGTCGATCCATATACCTAATACCACCGAATTACTACGTTTAGGAATCAATCTAATCTAGATTCAACCCTAGGTTCGACCAATTCGACCCCGATACGACACAATCGCGGTTTAACATTTTTCTAGTGATTTCCGTCACTAGAACGATTTGCAAGTGTCCTAAGATCCATAAAAACGTCGTCTACAGGGAGTCACTAATAAAGTAAAGATGTATAGCTGTATGAAAatcataatatataaatttgtgtaTATAAATAGTCTACAACTATTCCATAGCCCACAAACAAATCACAGATAGCTCATGATGGGTAGAAGGTTGTGGCCTTTAGATGGCCCAATTATCAAGCCCAAAAGGCATGATATGTGATCCGAATTCAACGTATTGTAGATCATACTAAtagtaatcatactaataatactaatagtcaTTTGAtcttgtaattttttttaaaggcaagttgtCAGCATCATCCAGAAGGAAATTAACCACATTCGCGATCATCTGTCACGCACGCACTTTCTGAAGGAAACCTAAATCGCATTGCTGGAAGGAAAATTGCCTAAAATATATTTTtctcaaaatttttttaaaaaatacacCTTTTTCAAAAAAATTGGCAATATACACCATTAGGTCGAACATCATTTTGGTCGACTACCTTATAacttggtcgaccacctcatttttcaaggtggtcgaccaaccTTCATTGAATTATTGGTCGACCACAATATATAAATGGTCGACTCCTATTTGCTCTCTTTCTTCGCTACTTTCTGACCACTGCACAGATAATCACATATTCATCACCatcaatattttttatttttttatagtaGACCACATATAAAGTTGTCTTGGTTTTAGTTTAATCAACACCTTCATTTTTTGCTTTTTGTTTTAGAAATGTGCACCATTTTATAGCCAATCAAAGTTACCTTTAATTTTTATGACTTTCAGAGGTGACCTGTGAATATAACTCCGACGAACATTTCGACGAGTTACCTGTCAGAGTGCGTCAGAGATCCGACGATGGTGGGATTTGTTTTGTTTCGTTCGGAAAACGATTTCGAGTTTAATGGTGTCGGTGGTGTCATCTAAATCGTTCGAAGACGAGTTCAAAATCTTGAATTAAATGTTGGGGTGTTTTGAATCTTAAATGAGAGAGAAATTTTTATATGCAGAGAAAAAAGATAGAGAGAGAAGACATCAAGTACACATATTGACTTTTTGAAAAGATATTGTGTCTTTAAAATGTACTGCCTCGAGTGCATATAGGAGTCGACCATTTCTATATCGTGGTCGACCAATAATGCAATGAAggttggtcgaccaccttgaaaaatgaggtggtcgaccaagtTATAAGGTAGTCGATCAAAATAATGTTCGACCTAATGGTGTATATTgccaaatttttttttgaaaaaagtgtattttttttaataactttgaaaaaaaaaaattttaggcaATTTCGCTTGCAGGAACCTGTTCCTTAAATCACTCCTAGGGGCAGGCAGATCAGTTTTAATATTGAATGGAACCAGGAGTAAAACCCCTCAGGGTTAATCTAAAGCTCCATATTTCAAGCAGATTAACTAAGAAAGTGAGATGAACGAGACTCGAGCTCATGACCTCAACCCTAACCCAAAAAACAAAGAATGGGGATCTTGCAATTTTCTTAACTCTATTTACACATCACTTGATTATTAAAATggattttcttttaaaaaaaatttacaattTTTTAGGAAGATATATTTAGGTTTTGACCGATCGTCAATCTTTAGGTTTGGCCTAATCATCAATTTGCATATTGTAATTATAAACTAATGAAATAGTGTTTAATGTATTTTTTTAACTTCTTTTATAACTTTTTAGGAATATATGCTTGGATTTGGACCACTCATCAATCTTTAGGTTAATGTGGACTAATCGTCGATTTACATATTGTAATTATAAACTACTGAAACAATATTTGAGGTATATAACAAAATCATTTTTTTAATGTGTTTTAaattttttacaaaaacttttggaGTGCATATACATAGATATTATATTTTGTCTTAATTATTTTAgaattaatgtaatatatatatatatatatatatatatatatatatatatatatatatatatatatatatagtagtgaaatgacctgtggaatcacggatttgtttaaacgaaacagtttaataaacgtaaatattaaagtcatttagtttaatgaactATGGAACCAaggattctgactaagaaacttgtcgttgtttttacaaacttattgatatatttaatttggtcagaataaatgaactacatttattctcccaccaccatcttccaattttcatcacaattactatttttcttgttaTAAAAGCCTACATTAGAATCTTTTATTGAGACACGTATTTTGCATACATATGTAACTTAATTAATCTTGTAAAGGGAActcttgaataataataataatataataattataattataataataaagtttgctttaaaaatgagtatttatatttttaataataattattagtaataacaaatgtcttttgaaatttttttaaaaattaaaatacaattattatattaaaattgtacattatgcttcaaagtttgtatatgtgttcatggagtgttttgtaaaagattgtacaatttattttaaagtttgtaTCTGGTCATGTGAGTGTTTTATAATAAGGtcatacataatgcttcaaatattttaCATATGGTTATGtgagtgttttaccataaggttgtacataatgttcaaatattgtacatatgatcataaggtgttttattataaggttgtacattatattttatatattatacaattagcATGTTAATATTTAGCTAATATTTTTTCtacatatttttgaatttttttagacttgaataatctttatttatgaaatcatCATTTAAGAAAtttatatgataatgataatagatatataatttattttGACCTGGTATCGAAAGGTATGCGTCTACGGGATGAGGTGAATTTTCTAAAAAACccaacctaattaggttttagttAAAAATGGGAAACACAAAGGGAGATGGTGGATTACATTTGTTCAAAGATGCTCGGGGTTCGTTGGTGGAATCTTCAGAGTGTTTTTTTGGTATCGAGAGGTCTCTTTGGTTACCAGCCTTGGGATAGGTGTTCTTGGGTTCCCGGACGGGTGTTTCGCGTTTGTGTTGTTGATGATTGGCGTTTGCTGACGAGGACGGGGTTGTTGATTTGGCTTGAAGTCTTTCGGGCTCTGTCTTTTTGCCTTTAGCATTTGGTTTCCGGTGATCATTTGCGAGGGTTTATCTTGCTTGGAGTAATATGTATCGAGGTCTCGTAGGTCACTGGGTTTACACTTTTAGGGTTTCTTCAAGTTTTTTTTGCTAGTATTGTCAATCACATGTATTGGTTGAGTTGTTTACAATTTTCAATAGGCGTTTATAGGTTTAAACGCTTGTAACACATCACAGATCGTTGAATCTGTACAATTGTAATCCCTGATCTTttgatctcatatatatatatatatatatatatatatatatatatatatatatatatatatatatatatatatatatatatatatatatatatacacttaaaaaaaaaaaaaaaacctagtgTGCATTAATTAATATGTCAATGGaccaaaatatacaaaataatgataataataatacatccaATTGGAAGGAAACTTAATACCGTCTAAGACCAAAATATACAACATAATACTCGTGTGCATTAATACCGTTAAAGACTTTGTTCCCGAAATCGTTTGAGAAAgaatagaaataaaataaatatgAAGGAAGTGGATTttttaatttaaaaagaaaaattgGAAGGAAAATAATACATCCAGTTTCTTTCCTTTGCCTCCAACGTTTCTGTTTTACAATAATTGTCAACTTATAAATACAACTACTATCACTAAAATCTTCAATTTATCATCATTATTTACTTTTAATTATTTTTACTTtaactaaatctagtttaacttatGTAAAATACTAAAGTATAAAGACAAAATTGACATTTATCATATTTATTGTATTTTAAATCAAATAAAATTCGTAGTGGACACTTTAATTTTTTGAGACGAACGAAATAGTAAGTTTGTAGTAAGAAATACAGTAAAGAAAATTGCCATTAGCATATCTTTCTGTAGTTGTTGTGTGTATGGATCAAAATGGACTGAGTTAAAATGGATTATATATTTAATGGATTGTGGTCCGTGTAAGAATGAATACGAGTTGACTTAAAACCAGTGTCACGATGGAATAGCTCAAGATGTAATCAGCCCACCTCTTCTTTTGATCCATTTCATCatcttaattaaattaaaatattttttccTTACTACACCACTTTTATAATTTTGGTGACCTTGTGTAGTATAGTTACTGTCATTAAACAGCAAAAGAAGAGACTCAAATCATTGTTTTTTTGTCTTGTCAGACCACTCACATCGGGAGCTTCGTTGCTCCGCCGTTGACCCCGCCGTTGAACGGCGCTGATGTTAGCGGCCGTGGTAGGGTCGCGGTTGGGGTGACCGTGCTCCAATATGCGGTGTATTGACATGTTGGAAGACGCTGTGGTGGAGCCCAAAAGGGAATAAACACGTTTGAATATAGCCGTtgccctttttttttttctttttttttttttttttcaaacttgcaCACTATAAATAGAAACCCATTTCATACATTATTTAACACTTCAACTATTAATACACAAAAcactttataaaaaatatatttgttaATGGATCGAGATAACGAAAATTATGAAGAGGCGTTAATGCAACGCAAGTACTCGATGTAATTGgttttttagaagaagaagaagaagatgatgatgaagccgAAGGTGAAGTTGTATCGATACCTAGAGCTCCTAGAAGTCACTTTCCTAGAGATCGAGAAGGAAAAGCTAGACAACTATTCAACGATTATTTTTTCGACACCCCGACTTTCCCGCTCGATAGGTTCCGGCGACGCTTTCGTATGAGCAAGTCTTTGTTCATCCGTATATGTCGAGGTGTAATCAATTTTAATCTAGAACCTATACccgattatattaattattttaaacaaATACGAGATGCAACCGGTTTATTCGGCTTTAACGTTTTTCAAAAATGTACGTCCGCTATAAGACAATTAGCGTACGGTGTTGCACCTGATGCTTTTGATGAATACTTACACACGGGTGAAtcaacttctttttttttttttttttgaacaacgaTACTTCTTATTTATATTTAGAAAACTTTTGCAAGAGTGTTTTACACTTATATTCGGTCAAGTACATGAAAAGGCCAAATGCACATGATGTGCAACGTTTAATTTCTAAACATGAAGAAATACATGGTTTTCCAGGTATGTTAGGGAGCATCGATTGTATACATTGGGGTTGGAAAAATTGTCCAGTTAGTTGGAAAGGGCAATTTACTCGAGGTGATCATGTTTACCCAACAATCATGTTAGAGGCAGTTGCCTCGTATGATACATGGATTCGGCATTCCTTTTTTGGGCCGGCTGGTTCAAACAACGACATAAACGTTCTAAATCAATTGGATTTATTTAACGAATTACTAAAAGATATGTCACCTCCATGTAACTACACTGTTAATAGATTGCATTTTAGTAGAGGTTATAATTTGGCGGATGAGATTTATTCAGAATGGTCAACTCTTGTTAAATCTTTCAAAAATACCAATGATCCAAAAGCAAAGAAATTTAAAAGATTCCAAGAGTCTGCTAGAAAAGATATTGAACGAGCTTTTGATATACTTCAAGGTCGATTCGCAATTATTAAAAATCCGGCACGACAATATTATATAAGCAAAATTCAAATTATTATGTATACTTGAGTGTTGTTACATAATATAATAACCGAAGACAATGGTCGTGCATTTTGTGGTCTCGAAGAAGATTATCCGCCGACGCGTCGTTCTCGACATTTAGAATTCCATGAACGGGTTGCACTACATATGCGAATGGATAAAGAATTAAGGAATAAAGGCAGTCATCATTTTCTTCGAGATAATCTTATTGAACACATTTGGAATCTTCCACCAAACAACCGTATTCGCTATCATCCAAGTTCGGGACTTTCAAACATTCCCGAACATGTGACTGATCCACAACTAGatgtagaagatgaagatgatgaggtCGAAGAAGAGTATGAAGATGAAGACGAAGACTAGTTTATGATTATTGTATGTTTTTTAATTTTCATGTACTTTTATTTAATGTTTAATGTAATGTAATGTTTAACTTTAATGGAATGTTTATTTTTTGAACAACACTTTTATTCAAACCACAAATTCAAACGGTTACATTTTTTGAAATACAACATAATTAAAATAAACTTAAAAgataaccacaaccacaaccacaaccacaaacaCAAACActaacacaaacacaaacacaaacacaaactgTTACATGATACTTAATCTTCTTGCGATTCAGGAACGTCCGACCAGAATTGACCATCACTATAGTAAGCAGAACTACATGGCGGAGAGTAGTCTTCATAAACCAAATACTGAGATATTACATTTGAACGCCATGAGAGAGTTTCTTTGATCAAGTCCCAAGCTTTTCAGTCCGAAGACTCATCGCCGACAATTCGGGAAGACAGTCGTCTTCAAAGTACAGAACATCATTGTGTTCGAAGGGTACGTTTTGCTTCAAGAAAACTAATACAGTTTCTAACCCGATGTCACGAATGTCGATTTTGGCAAACGTGACCTTTTTACCACTAGTGTAATCATACACTTTGTACTCCGAATCGAAACCACCATCGTAGTAAAAGTTAAACGAAGCAATCATGGGGGAGTAgtcaacgtttttttttttttttttaagttgtttgagtttgagtttgagaaagaagaagatgaagaagtgtGTATTTAATGAGTTGTGAAGGGTTGTTTATATAGAGGTGGAATAAGTAGccgttttttaaataaaaaaactgTTCATTTTATAGCCGTTggcttttgattttttttttaatttaaaaatatatataataataataataatatttataataaataagaataataaaatattaattattggAAGTGGGGTCAATGTGATGGGTGTGATGGATGTTAATGAATATGGTTGGAAGAAGCTGGTAATGTGACGCTGATGTGACATCAGTGTGATTCCATGTGTCATGGATAAGAGTGGTCTCAATTTCAATTTCAAGTATCTTTCATGCAGCCAACTTTCAAAAAAAAGTATGAATGAGCTTTTGTAGACAATGAGTCAATGATACATCTTTATGGATTTTCAACGATATAGTCAGATTTTGAATTTGAATTTAATATTCAATTGAACACAAAAGGGTGcagactttttatttatttatttttttttggcaaaaaactgaAAAATAAAATATCAAAAAGACTTTTCACTAAGTTTTGAAAAGCCAACCATTACAAAATGGATGGGCATGGATTTACAACTTTATAACCACCAAATCCAGCTCAGACTTTAAGATCTAATGAGACTGGCTAAAACATTCAATATAAATTCCTCACAGTAGAACTAAAATGCACCAATCTGAATTTTTACTCTTGTAGACTTGAGCTTTGAATTATTATTCATCTAACCATTCCAAATCAAAAAAACGCCATATTAATTTCCCGTAATTGAAACTTCAACCCCATTGGCCAAATCCCCTTGCTTCCTAATTCCCGTAATTGAAACTTCAATCCTATTGGCCAAACCCCCTGCTATCACTGTTTCACTGTAGCAACTACACTGTTCAACTGTAGCAATcgtgtttattttttattttttattttttttttgtaaacctCCCTGAAGCTTCTACTTTCCTCACCCCACCTTCAAACCCTCAATTGAAGTGAGACTGCAGAGTCTCCATCGCCATCGACCACCACCGTCACCATGATCTCCAGCGCCATCACTTACATCACCCACCATCTCCGGCGTGAAACCGTTGGCTTCTCCTCTCTGCTCTTCCGTATGCGACCTAAACCTTGCACCTACACACCCTAATTTCAGTGATGTAATTTCTTCCATAGTAGAACCAACCAAATCATCATCCATGAGGGTTTTTGCAACATACACTTGAAGGTATGAATTTTTGTAAGCAATTTGTAAGTTGGTTTTGGTGATTAATTTTTAGTTAACATATTTTGTATTAGTTGCTTTATTTGAAGGAGTATGTTGTAAAGTGTTAATTCAGTTTCATGAAAGTATTAAGTTTTGATGAAATTTGGTTGAAAGTTATTGaagcacaccaagtgtttgataaaatgtcaaCTTGGTGATGACTTGGTGATTTTCAACTAAATTATAAAGTGTATGCAAATTTGGTAAGATTATTTGTTTGCTACATAAAGATGATGGTATAGTAAATTtgtaaagatgatgatgttgagtcaAATAAAGGAAACTTGGAAGTTCATGTTAAATTGATGTTATGGTGTTAAAGGAAAACAATGTCTTTGTTTTGGGTCATCACTTATTTACAATGGGTCAAACAGGTATAGTGAAACAGGTTAGCTCATTAGGCAACAGTTGAGTAATAGTCTGTGGAAGTTTTTTCTGTCAACTATTTGATCAGGGTGTAAAAATCTTTACCTGCGTTCatatgtatattatgtaatttataACATTGTGACTCTCGGTGAACTTTTGCATCATATGAAACTCGCAAGGCATAGTGTATTACGACATGAAGCGTTGAACCATAGACGAAAACCAAATGTTGATTTTGTTGAGGTACAACTGTTATTTTATGCCATACGAAGTTCATTCTGTTTTTCAACACTATCACTTGCTGCTACATTTttttaatgatatttttataaaagCATTATCAAACATGTTTTGTCATGCTAGCTCATGGGCTATAAGGAAGAAATGTCTATAAAGAGTagcttaaaaataaaatatatgttcTTCTATTGGATTCCTTTGGTTGTGATGTTGATTGTTTTAAAATATAATTATGCTTCACATGCACAGCACTTTCGTCGTAATAATTATGGTTGTCCTGCAGCATTTTTATCGTGACTGATATTCAATAGTATTCGGTGTCAACTTTGGTCACCAATATTATATTAGATGAGTAACaatctattcttttttactaaGAATTTGGAGCGTTTAGGCATTACTAATAGTTTAAAGCACCTGGGGCATATTTCTCATCCATTTTATGATATAACCCATTAGGATTAAACTCACCCCAAATTAACCCATTCATGAGTGATTGGGTCACTTTTGCCACCATTATTGAGTGGTCCGTTAAAATTTTGCATATGTTTTTCAGGTTGTTAAGCAAGATCAGTGTAAGTCTACTGTTGCTTTTGGCTCTTCTTTAGGTAATGCATTTTGTTTTTTGCTGTTGAAAGGTGCCAAAGAAACTTTAAGCAGTAGTTGTGTAATATAGGTGGGAAAGTGTGTGAATCCATACATTAATGTTGCTGAATTTGTTTAGATTGGGTTAAATGATTTTGTAAATTGATGTTTTCAGTTGGCCCGAggagttttttattttatttttatttttatttttatttttatttttatttttatgttttttttttgcaAGTTGAAATTAAGGTCAAGCAAGGTCAACTTCGAAGCTACCTTCATTCTACTATGAATTTGAATTTCATGATATGCAAGTGCTATAAGAGTATTTATGCGATGAGTTCAGTTGGCGTCATTCTACTAGGCTATTACATCAGTATATTGGGACTCAGCTAGGCATATTAGCTTAATTTTCTTACTTACCATTAAATTAGCAAACTCAATTGCAGATTCTGATTAAAATTATTACATCTTTGAGTTGCACATTGTGTCATTGTTAGGAGGTGAACGTTTTGGACAATGAAAGTGCATCATGGCCTGTATATTTTTCAAGCAAGAGCGTGTAAATTTTATATATTGATCTCCATTCGCTTCCGATGCCCCCGCCTGAGCTAAATCCGATTTGTGTGGTTACGGCAGGCTACGGTTCATGATTTGGTGAGTTTATGTTGGTAATTTTTTGATTTTAAAGAAGGATTAGGTAATTTTGAGCCTGCGAATCTGCGACAGCTacattagaaattagggtttgacgCGACTCGCTTCGAACTGTCACTTCAATCGGTGTTGTTGCTGAGAAGAAGATAATGTCTGAGTTTAAATTTGGTATCCACGAAGGTTGAACAAACAGGTAAATTAATAGCTATTCTTTTatgtgtttcttttttttttttttttttttgggtttatgGGTTGACATGTATGAGCATCCGGATGTGGTATTTATTTGTTTTTTGTAATAATCTATAGGCTCAACGAAGAGACGTGAAGTTACTAAATGGCTTGGAAGATTGTAGGTCGATTGTAGATAACAAAGTGTCACTGGTATGATTTATGTACTTCTTTTCTTTAATCTtgcattttgatatatatatattggtgCTAATGTTGGCGGAAATTTTTTATATATTACGTTAGGTGAGTTTTTTATTTTGAGTATAGTGGATGTTGGCGGCTCAACGTGTGCAACTTCGATTTCTGTTAATATAGGAGGTATGTCGTTTTAGCTGTAACTAATATCCGCTTTTATAGATATAGTATGGATAGTATGGATATCATATACTATGTGTCTTTACAGAGTTGTCACATGTGGTTCAGTGGTTCTCATATTCATATGAATGTTTCAAGAATAATTCATACCGTTATACATGATAATAAAGGTTAGTAGTTGCTTTATTATCCTTGGTTCTAAGAGCTGCTTTTATGTATTCATGTAAAAGGGCAATTTTGACCCGTTTGGGTATAAATGACATAAATCTGAGTCAAACAAATGATTTGAAGTCATAAAAAAAGTTTAGAAGTTGCTTTTTGAGATGTAGAAGTAATTTGGTCAGTTTGTCGAGCCGGAAAACAAAAAGAGTCATTAACTATTTTATTCAAATTACTTACTCATCATATTTTTTCTCTAAACATTATTAAATTTGTTAGATTTTATTAACCTTCCTTATGGTTGACAATTGTATCTATTAGTGAGGACATGTAGTCGTTGCAATTTATGATCAGTTTGTTCTATTAAATTAAATTAGTATGTATATTTAGTTACGTTACAATTTATGATCAACTGCCATTGCAATTTATCTATTGTTTTCTTATAATTTCTTATTTTATTACATTAGAAAAAAGAGGACAAGATACAAGCCTACATGTAGTGGTATATGGTGTGAGAAACCTGAACTCTAAAAATAATGACACAACAATGATGAGATGGCCTTTGACTCACCTAATCTAATCAGACCTTCAACAGGCAAAAAAAAATGAAGAGTCTGCGTGTCAATATGGATTAAAATTCTTATTAGAAGTTAAAAATCTAGAAGAAGAATGGAGGACTGAACCGGTTGACTAACCAGAGCTGTTGCTATTCATAACCAGTTCGAGCAGGTATTTTCCTTGAATATTTTGTAACATGTACTGAAATTTTTTGAAATTTGGATTTGTAACTTTTTTATGTGATTATGATATTGTTTTAGCAACATACGATGTAAGTACATATATGTAAACTTTTTATTGAACCTATCTGAACTATCAACCTTTAAATAAGATGCAGTAACATACACTAAATGTTTATAGCCATTCGCACAATTTGTTGCTAATGGTATAAGTTTAATTCATTTAACCCaaaaagattaaatatatttaagtaaaGTAAAACACACTCCAATAGTAGTCCAAAGTAGACTAAATCCTCTACCAATTTGAACAACATATACGTTGTAAACCACTTGGCTAAATTATCATTGATGTTTAGATCTCTTTGTACGtatatatagcataaaatattagaTGTAAAACAACAGAATTGCAGGCATGAAACGATTTACTGTGCACAAAACTACAAACTAATTAGATATACTAATcactatttttttttatatcatgtagTGACAATATTGGCTCTCGAAATGGATTAGGGTGACAAAAATATAACACCCACCTCCGATCAAAGCTTTTGAATGAACAACATGTATCTTCCAAATTCACTTTCAAACCGTCAATGAATATATGGTTTCGAACCAATAGTCAATGAAGAAGACATTGAAGAAACCATAAGTTATGCACCACCACACACAAAGTTTGGGCCATCCACAAGAAGATATCGCAGCAGCAAATCACTAACAACCCAGGTAATTTTCAAACACCGCTTTTAAACTGATGATCAAAAAAATTTCCCAGACATATATCTCCACAGGTATACAAGAACACCAACCCTAAAAGAATATGTTCTATAATACGCTACGTAATTCAGTATGTAGTTCTAAGTTATCTTATGCAATCCAATATGTTTACTAAaaaccgccgcaacgcgcggaccCTAAAACTAGTTCTATCCAAATTGCCCACAAGGAAGATGGGCCAATAAGACCCCAAAACCCAACTATCGTTGGCCAACAAGGCCCATAAAATTTGAA is from Rutidosis leptorrhynchoides isolate AG116_Rl617_1_P2 chromosome 10, CSIRO_AGI_Rlap_v1, whole genome shotgun sequence and encodes:
- the LOC139871498 gene encoding uncharacterized protein: MGNTKGDGGLHLFKDARGSLVESSECFFGIERGVNATQVLDVIGFLEEEEEDDDEAEGEVVSIPRAPRSHFPRDREGKARQLFNDYFFDTPTFPLDRFRRRFRMSKSLFIRICRGVINFNLEPIPDYINYFKQIRDATGLFGFNVFQKCTSAIRQLAYGVAPDAFDEYLHTENFCKSVLHLYSVKYMKRPNAHDVQRLISKHEEIHGFPGMLGSIDCIHWGWKNCPVSWKGQFTRGDHVYPTIMLEAVASYDTWIRHSFFGPAGSNNDINVLNQLDLFNELLKDMSPPCNYTVNRLHFSRGYNLADEIYSEWSTLVKSFKNTNDPKAKKFKRFQESARKDIERAFDILQDNGRAFCGLEEDYPPTRRSRHLEFHERVALHMRMDKELRNKGSHHFLRDNLIEHIWNLPPNNRIRYHPSSGLSNIPEHVTDPQLDVEDEDDEVEEEYEDEDED